A genomic segment from Leopardus geoffroyi isolate Oge1 chromosome A2, O.geoffroyi_Oge1_pat1.0, whole genome shotgun sequence encodes:
- the SHISA5 gene encoding protein shisa-5 isoform X5, with the protein MSGFGATVAIGLTIFVLSVVTVIICFTCSCCYLYKMCRRPRPVVTTTTATTVVHTPYPQPPSVPPSYPGPTYQGYHPMPPQPGMPAAPYPTQYPPPYPAQPLGPPAYHETLAGGAAMPYPATQPPYNPAYMDPPKAAP; encoded by the exons GTTTGGGGCAACCGTAGCCATCGGCCTGACCATCTTTGTGCTCTCTGTCGTCACCGTCATCATCTGTTTCACCTGCTCCTGCTGCTATCTCTACAAGATGTGCCGCCGGCCACGTC CGGTTGTGACCACCACCACGGCCACCACCGTGGTACACACCCCTTACCCTCAGCCTCCAAGTGTGCCGCCCAGCTACCCCGGACCGACGTACCAGGGCTATCACCCCATGCCCCCGCAGCCAGGGATGCCAGCGGCACCCTACCCGACACAGTACCCACCACCTTACCCCGCCCAGCCGTTGGGCCCCCCGGCTTACCATGAGACATTGGCCG GAGGTGCGGCCATGCCCTACCCTGCCACCCAGCCTCCATACAACCCAGCCTACATGGACCCCCCGAAGGCAGCCCCCTGA
- the SHISA5 gene encoding protein shisa-5 isoform X4 codes for MGFGATVAIGLTIFVLSVVTVIICFTCSCCYLYKMCRRPRPVVTTTTATTVVHTPYPQPPSVPPSYPGPTYQGYHPMPPQPGMPAAPYPTQYPPPYPAQPLGPPAYHETLAGGAAMPYPATQPPYNPAYMDPPKAAP; via the exons ATGGG GTTTGGGGCAACCGTAGCCATCGGCCTGACCATCTTTGTGCTCTCTGTCGTCACCGTCATCATCTGTTTCACCTGCTCCTGCTGCTATCTCTACAAGATGTGCCGCCGGCCACGTC CGGTTGTGACCACCACCACGGCCACCACCGTGGTACACACCCCTTACCCTCAGCCTCCAAGTGTGCCGCCCAGCTACCCCGGACCGACGTACCAGGGCTATCACCCCATGCCCCCGCAGCCAGGGATGCCAGCGGCACCCTACCCGACACAGTACCCACCACCTTACCCCGCCCAGCCGTTGGGCCCCCCGGCTTACCATGAGACATTGGCCG GAGGTGCGGCCATGCCCTACCCTGCCACCCAGCCTCCATACAACCCAGCCTACATGGACCCCCCGAAGGCAGCCCCCTGA